ATTCATTAATAACATCATCTAAAGCTACCATAAAATTTTCTGGAGCTGCAGAACCATGAGCAATTGATGGAGTTAATATGTTATTTGAAAAATCATCTATTGCTTCTTTCATATATAAGTCATACTTGTTTTTATCAACATCAATTCTAGAAGGAATTGAACCCTTGATTTGATTGAAAACATCTTGTCCTTCACGTGAAGCTATGACTTTTAACCATGATTTTGTACTTTCAGGATTAGCAGCTTCTTTAGGTAATCCAAAACTATCAACAATTACCATAAAACTTCCTTTAGTCCCAGGAAAGTTTGACCATCCAAATTCTTGATCTGCCTCCCAGCCTAAAGCTTTAAAATAACCTTCCTCCCAATCACCCATGATATTAAATACAGCCTTTCCTTCATACAAACGCCTAGCTGAATCTTGCCAACTCAAGGCTGCATGATCTTGATTAGTATATCTTAATATTTCATTAAATCTAACTAAAGCTTCTTTAACCTTAGGATTACTAAAGCTTGTCTTGCCATTCCATAAACCATTATAAGCTTTTGGACCTAAAGTTGATAAAAGCAGTGATTCAAAAATATGAGTTGCAGGCCAGCGGTCCTTATCTCCTAATGATAATGGAGTTATTCCTTGCTTTGATAATTCTTCTAAACTACTTAGAAAAGAAGAAAAGTTAGTAGGAGGCTTGAGATTATATTTTTTCAGAAGTGATTTATTATACCACAGTATATTTCCACGATGTACTGCTAGAGGGATTGCATAGACTTCCCCTTGATAACTACACATCTCCAGTATCTCTTGGTTAAACTTATCCTTAATCCCCAATTCATTAATCAAGTTTGTAATAGGCTCCATTACACCAGCTCTAACATAAGTATCTATAAGTTCTGAACCACCATGAACTTGAAAAGAATCTGGAGGATTTCCGCCAAGCATTCTAGTTTTTAATACTGCTTTAGCACTAGAACCGCCACCTCCTGATATAGCAGCATTAATAATTTCCATATCTGAATTCTTTTGATTAAAAATCTCAAATAAAGCTTCTAATCCTTGTGCCTCTCCTCCACCAGTCCACCAACTAAAAATTTCTAATTCTTCTTCTTTTAGAATTTTATCTTCCTTAGACTTAGAAAAATTAATAGTAATCTCTCCAGTTTTATACATGAATAAAAAAGAACCTACCACTATCGCCGATGATATACCTATCAACAGAGTTAAAACCATAATAACCTTTTTAAAGTTACTCATACTTCCCCTCCCATACTAATCATTTTAGCCATCATTAATAAATTATAATTTCCTAGATAAGAAAAATAAAAAAAGCTAGAAAAAATCTAATTATAGTTAATACTATAACCTA
Above is a window of Orenia marismortui DSM 5156 DNA encoding:
- a CDS encoding ABC transporter substrate-binding protein; amino-acid sequence: MSNFKKVIMVLTLLIGISSAIVVGSFLFMYKTGEITINFSKSKEDKILKEEELEIFSWWTGGGEAQGLEALFEIFNQKNSDMEIINAAISGGGGSSAKAVLKTRMLGGNPPDSFQVHGGSELIDTYVRAGVMEPITNLINELGIKDKFNQEILEMCSYQGEVYAIPLAVHRGNILWYNKSLLKKYNLKPPTNFSSFLSSLEELSKQGITPLSLGDKDRWPATHIFESLLLSTLGPKAYNGLWNGKTSFSNPKVKEALVRFNEILRYTNQDHAALSWQDSARRLYEGKAVFNIMGDWEEGYFKALGWEADQEFGWSNFPGTKGSFMVIVDSFGLPKEAANPESTKSWLKVIASREGQDVFNQIKGSIPSRIDVDKNKYDLYMKEAIDDFSNNILTPSIAHGSAAPENFMVALDDVINEFVSERNIERSFNNIQDIADKYLK